A single genomic interval of Tursiops truncatus isolate mTurTru1 chromosome 1, mTurTru1.mat.Y, whole genome shotgun sequence harbors:
- the PAQR7 gene encoding membrane progestin receptor alpha isoform X2 produces the protein MHKVLKTRTHSTCCVSICYALFSSLLPLPYHEVPEGRDQILFHSPAHPHLWDPAQDMKQRRGSLLATPTAMATMVAQKLSHLLPSLRQVHQMPRPSVQPEPVFTVDRAEVPPIFWKPYIYVGYRPLHRTWRFYFRTLFQQHNEAVNVWTHLLAALVLLLRLAIFVGTVDFRGDLHALPLFIIVLASITYLSLSALAHLLQAKSEFWHYSFFFLDYVGVAVYQFGSALAHFYYAIEPAWHAQVQTFYLPMAAFLAWLSCAGSCYNKYIQKPGLLGRTCQEVPSALAYALDISPVVHRILVSPNPATDDPALLYHKCQVVFFLLAATFFSAFVPERWFPGSCHVFGQGHQLFHVFLVLCTLAQLEAVALDYEARRPIYEPLHTRWPHNFSGLFLLTVGSSILTAFLLSQLVRRKLSLDRKTQ, from the exons ATGCATAAAGTGCTTAAGACACGGACACATAGCACATGCTGTGTAAGCATTTGCTAtgctttgttttcctctctgttaCCTCTACCATATCATGAAGTTCCTGAAGGCAGGGATCAAATTCTTTTCCactctcctgcccacccccacctttgGGACCCAGCACAGGACATGAAGCAGAGAAGGGGCTCA ctcctcGCCACGCCCACAGCCATGGCCACAATGGTGGCCCAGAAGCTCAGCCACCTCCTGCCCAGTTTGCGGCAGGTCCACCAGATGCCTCGGCCGTCTGTGCAGCCAGAGCCTGTGTTCACGGTGGACCGAGCCGAGGTGCCGCCCATCTTCTGGAAGCCATACATCTATGTGGGCTACCGGCCGCTGCATAGGACCTGGCGCTTCTACTTCCGCACACTGTTCCAGCAGCACAACGAGGCGGTGAATGTCTGGACCCACCTGCTGGCGGCCCTGGTGCTGCTGCTGCGGCTGGCCATCTTTGTGGGGACCGTGGACTTCCGGGGAGACCTGCACGCCCTACCCCTCTTCATCATTGTTCTTGCCTCCATCACCTACCTCTCCCTCAGTGCCTTGGCTCACCTCCTGCAGGCCAAGTCCGAGTTCTGGCATTACAGCTTCTTCTTCCTGGACTACGTGGGTGTGGCTGTGTACCAGTTTGGCAGTGCCCTGGCACACTTCTACTATGCCATTGAGCCCGCCTGGCATGCCCAGGTGCAGACCTTTTACCTGCCCATGGCTGCCTTTCTCGCCTGGCTTTCCTGCGCTGGCTCCTGCTACAACAAGTACATCCAGAAGCCCGGCCTGCTGGGCCGCACTTGCCAGGAGGTGCCTTCGGCACTGGCCTACGCACTGGACATCAGCCCCGTGGTGCACCGCATCCTCGTGTCCCCCAACCCTGCCACGGACGACCCGGCTCTTCTCTACCACAAATGCCAGGTGGTCTTCTTTCTGCTGGCGGCCACTTTCTTCTCTGCCTTCGTGCCTGAGCGCTGGTTCCCTGGCAGCTGCCATGTCTTTGGGCAGGGCCACCAGCTCTTCCATGTCTTCTTGGTACTGTGCACGCTGGCTCAGCTGGAGGCCGTGGCGCTGGACTACGAGGCCCGGCGGCCCATCTATGAGCCTTTGCACACCCGCTGGCCCCACAACTTCTCCGGCCTCTTCTTGCTTACTGTAGGCAGCAGCATCCTCACTGCATTCCTTCTGAGCCAGCTGGTACGGcgcaaactcagtctcgatcggAAGACCCAGTGA
- the PAQR7 gene encoding membrane progestin receptor alpha isoform X4 — MATMVAQKLSHLLPSLRQVHQMPRPSVQPEPVFTVDRAEVPPIFWKPYIYVGYRPLHRTWRFYFRTLFQQHNEAVNVWTHLLAALVLLLRLAIFVGTVDFRGDLHALPLFIIVLASITYLSLSALAHLLQAKSEFWHYSFFFLDYVGVAVYQFGSALAHFYYAIEPAWHAQVQTFYLPMAAFLAWLSCAGSCYNKYIQKPGLLGRTCQEVPSALAYALDISPVVHRILVSPNPATDDPALLYHKCQVVFFLLAATFFSAFVPERWFPGSCHVFGQGHQLFHVFLVLCTLAQLEAVALDYEARRPIYEPLHTRWPHNFSGLFLLTVGSSILTAFLLSQLVRRKLSLDRKTQ; from the coding sequence ATGGCCACAATGGTGGCCCAGAAGCTCAGCCACCTCCTGCCCAGTTTGCGGCAGGTCCACCAGATGCCTCGGCCGTCTGTGCAGCCAGAGCCTGTGTTCACGGTGGACCGAGCCGAGGTGCCGCCCATCTTCTGGAAGCCATACATCTATGTGGGCTACCGGCCGCTGCATAGGACCTGGCGCTTCTACTTCCGCACACTGTTCCAGCAGCACAACGAGGCGGTGAATGTCTGGACCCACCTGCTGGCGGCCCTGGTGCTGCTGCTGCGGCTGGCCATCTTTGTGGGGACCGTGGACTTCCGGGGAGACCTGCACGCCCTACCCCTCTTCATCATTGTTCTTGCCTCCATCACCTACCTCTCCCTCAGTGCCTTGGCTCACCTCCTGCAGGCCAAGTCCGAGTTCTGGCATTACAGCTTCTTCTTCCTGGACTACGTGGGTGTGGCTGTGTACCAGTTTGGCAGTGCCCTGGCACACTTCTACTATGCCATTGAGCCCGCCTGGCATGCCCAGGTGCAGACCTTTTACCTGCCCATGGCTGCCTTTCTCGCCTGGCTTTCCTGCGCTGGCTCCTGCTACAACAAGTACATCCAGAAGCCCGGCCTGCTGGGCCGCACTTGCCAGGAGGTGCCTTCGGCACTGGCCTACGCACTGGACATCAGCCCCGTGGTGCACCGCATCCTCGTGTCCCCCAACCCTGCCACGGACGACCCGGCTCTTCTCTACCACAAATGCCAGGTGGTCTTCTTTCTGCTGGCGGCCACTTTCTTCTCTGCCTTCGTGCCTGAGCGCTGGTTCCCTGGCAGCTGCCATGTCTTTGGGCAGGGCCACCAGCTCTTCCATGTCTTCTTGGTACTGTGCACGCTGGCTCAGCTGGAGGCCGTGGCGCTGGACTACGAGGCCCGGCGGCCCATCTATGAGCCTTTGCACACCCGCTGGCCCCACAACTTCTCCGGCCTCTTCTTGCTTACTGTAGGCAGCAGCATCCTCACTGCATTCCTTCTGAGCCAGCTGGTACGGcgcaaactcagtctcgatcggAAGACCCAGTGA
- the PAQR7 gene encoding membrane progestin receptor alpha isoform X3, with protein sequence MKQRRGSLLATPTAMATMVAQKLSHLLPSLRQVHQMPRPSVQPEPVFTVDRAEVPPIFWKPYIYVGYRPLHRTWRFYFRTLFQQHNEAVNVWTHLLAALVLLLRLAIFVGTVDFRGDLHALPLFIIVLASITYLSLSALAHLLQAKSEFWHYSFFFLDYVGVAVYQFGSALAHFYYAIEPAWHAQVQTFYLPMAAFLAWLSCAGSCYNKYIQKPGLLGRTCQEVPSALAYALDISPVVHRILVSPNPATDDPALLYHKCQVVFFLLAATFFSAFVPERWFPGSCHVFGQGHQLFHVFLVLCTLAQLEAVALDYEARRPIYEPLHTRWPHNFSGLFLLTVGSSILTAFLLSQLVRRKLSLDRKTQ encoded by the exons ATGAAGCAGAGAAGGGGCTCA ctcctcGCCACGCCCACAGCCATGGCCACAATGGTGGCCCAGAAGCTCAGCCACCTCCTGCCCAGTTTGCGGCAGGTCCACCAGATGCCTCGGCCGTCTGTGCAGCCAGAGCCTGTGTTCACGGTGGACCGAGCCGAGGTGCCGCCCATCTTCTGGAAGCCATACATCTATGTGGGCTACCGGCCGCTGCATAGGACCTGGCGCTTCTACTTCCGCACACTGTTCCAGCAGCACAACGAGGCGGTGAATGTCTGGACCCACCTGCTGGCGGCCCTGGTGCTGCTGCTGCGGCTGGCCATCTTTGTGGGGACCGTGGACTTCCGGGGAGACCTGCACGCCCTACCCCTCTTCATCATTGTTCTTGCCTCCATCACCTACCTCTCCCTCAGTGCCTTGGCTCACCTCCTGCAGGCCAAGTCCGAGTTCTGGCATTACAGCTTCTTCTTCCTGGACTACGTGGGTGTGGCTGTGTACCAGTTTGGCAGTGCCCTGGCACACTTCTACTATGCCATTGAGCCCGCCTGGCATGCCCAGGTGCAGACCTTTTACCTGCCCATGGCTGCCTTTCTCGCCTGGCTTTCCTGCGCTGGCTCCTGCTACAACAAGTACATCCAGAAGCCCGGCCTGCTGGGCCGCACTTGCCAGGAGGTGCCTTCGGCACTGGCCTACGCACTGGACATCAGCCCCGTGGTGCACCGCATCCTCGTGTCCCCCAACCCTGCCACGGACGACCCGGCTCTTCTCTACCACAAATGCCAGGTGGTCTTCTTTCTGCTGGCGGCCACTTTCTTCTCTGCCTTCGTGCCTGAGCGCTGGTTCCCTGGCAGCTGCCATGTCTTTGGGCAGGGCCACCAGCTCTTCCATGTCTTCTTGGTACTGTGCACGCTGGCTCAGCTGGAGGCCGTGGCGCTGGACTACGAGGCCCGGCGGCCCATCTATGAGCCTTTGCACACCCGCTGGCCCCACAACTTCTCCGGCCTCTTCTTGCTTACTGTAGGCAGCAGCATCCTCACTGCATTCCTTCTGAGCCAGCTGGTACGGcgcaaactcagtctcgatcggAAGACCCAGTGA